One region of Roseovarius faecimaris genomic DNA includes:
- a CDS encoding ammonium transporter, which produces MQNKYLTSAGIAAALALLPGMGLAQEADTTPLNADIGFIFTTFMFLVSGFLVFFMAAGFAMLEAGLVRSKNVAMQLTKNMALFSLASLFYFLLGYNLMYPGDGWSMDGILGAFSITSLEPVGLEGAEPDLTYASVGSDFFFQLMFCAATASIVSGALAERIKLWPFLIFVIVLTAVIYPIQASWKWGGGFLDAAGFQDFAGSTVVHSVGGWAALVGAIILGPRLGKYKDGKVHPMPGSNLALATLGTFILWLGWFGFNGGSQLYMDTAGNVADISRIFSNTNTAAAAGAVVAMILTQVMYKKPDLTMILNGALAGLVSITAEPLTPSLISAMLIGGVGGAIVVFAVPMLDRLKIDDVVGAIPVHLFAGIWGTIAVCFTNDAASFGTQLYSIVVVGVFVCAASAVVWLILKAVMGLRVDEETEINGLDMSELGMEAYPEFSPT; this is translated from the coding sequence ATGCAAAACAAATACCTGACGTCTGCCGGGATCGCTGCCGCACTGGCGCTTCTGCCCGGTATGGGCCTGGCCCAGGAGGCGGACACGACCCCGCTGAACGCCGATATCGGCTTTATCTTCACCACCTTCATGTTCCTGGTCTCGGGCTTTCTCGTCTTCTTCATGGCGGCCGGGTTCGCCATGCTCGAAGCAGGCCTCGTGCGCAGCAAGAACGTTGCGATGCAGCTCACCAAGAACATGGCGCTCTTCTCTCTCGCCTCGCTGTTCTATTTCCTGCTGGGCTACAACCTGATGTACCCGGGCGATGGTTGGTCGATGGACGGCATTCTTGGCGCGTTCTCGATCACCTCGCTTGAGCCTGTTGGCCTGGAAGGGGCCGAGCCTGACCTGACCTATGCCTCTGTCGGTTCGGACTTCTTCTTCCAGCTGATGTTCTGCGCCGCCACCGCCTCGATCGTGTCAGGCGCTCTGGCCGAGCGGATCAAGCTCTGGCCGTTCCTGATCTTCGTTATCGTGCTGACCGCGGTCATCTACCCGATCCAGGCCAGCTGGAAATGGGGCGGCGGCTTCCTCGATGCGGCGGGTTTCCAGGATTTCGCTGGCTCCACCGTGGTGCACTCGGTCGGTGGCTGGGCCGCTCTGGTGGGCGCGATCATCCTCGGGCCGCGCCTGGGCAAGTACAAGGATGGCAAGGTTCATCCGATGCCCGGCTCCAACCTGGCCCTCGCCACGCTTGGTACGTTCATCCTGTGGCTCGGCTGGTTCGGCTTCAATGGCGGCTCGCAGCTTTACATGGACACGGCCGGCAACGTGGCTGACATCTCCCGGATCTTCTCCAACACCAACACTGCCGCAGCGGCAGGGGCCGTGGTGGCAATGATCCTGACCCAGGTGATGTACAAGAAGCCGGACCTGACGATGATCCTCAACGGCGCTCTGGCGGGCCTCGTGTCGATCACCGCCGAACCGCTGACGCCTTCGCTGATCTCCGCCATGCTGATCGGTGGCGTGGGTGGTGCGATCGTGGTGTTCGCCGTGCCGATGCTCGACCGTCTGAAAATCGACGATGTGGTCGGTGCCATCCCCGTGCACCTCTTTGCCGGGATCTGGGGCACAATCGCCGTCTGCTTCACCAATGACGCCGCCTCCTTCGGCACTCAGCTCTACTCCATCGTTGTCGTGGGTGTGTTTGTCTGCGCCGCCTCGGCCGTGGTCTGGCTGATCCTGAAGGCAGTCATGGGCCTGCGCGTCGACGAAGAGACCGAGATCAACGGGCTCGACATGTCGGAGCTGGGCATGGAAGCCTACCCGGAGTTCTCACCTACCTGA